AACCATCTAATAGATATTACATCCTAAAGGTGTTCATGGAAATTTAGtataattcatttcaacttgTCACTGTTTGTCATGTCTATTAATCTTCTTATTGCAAATGAAAATTTAGTataatgagtttaataaaatattgtttaggtATAAGATTTAATAAGATATTATGTAGAggttaataatattatatccaaaataaataattttattgttattgagtttgttagtttaaaatttgagaaaattatgaaaaccaaaatatattacaataattttaaatattcagaTTAGAAAATTTAGTCAGTTTACATATATAAGagtgtcgttttaaaaaaaaaatgtagttttcaaattaaaatatcatgtatatgtatttttcaaaatttctccAATAAATATGAAACCACCTGGTTATGTTGGTACCGACTAGGAGCATGACTGGTGTAGCCGTAGTGGTTGCGGTTGCGGAAGTTTGTgaatgcgggtggttgcggttttaagagatttgaaCGACTGAttatgtggttagaaattagtgtatttgcgggatacttatgactggttaagcATCAAATACAATGgttgttaaataataaattaactatatttacattttatatacttataaaaatattaaacatcataatattataataaatgtaaaaattatatttataaaattatatttataaaatttataataaaaattagaatataatagatatattttagcatttctattatttcaattttttttttgtatttatattgttttttaaaaaatcatcttCCTGCAAACACTAGCTAGAGCCAGTTTTTGAATTTAAgagatttagaacggtttgacacggtttagaacggtttgagttATTGTTGCAAAATGCCAACAACCGCTACCTACTACAGAAGCTGTGTTGCGTTTGCGAGTGGTAGCAGGAAAATACCCTTGGTAAAAACCTTGGTCAAAGGGCAAGAACAATGGGTCAACAAAATATGATTCGGCAAGTGCTAAATCGTCTGGGTAATGCAAGGAGATCCATATATAGACACGACACCTTGTTCTATCATGGAACCTCTCAAATTCAGTACTAGTTTCTTGAGAACTACTGAGTTCTCTATAATGTACTTCACATGACACTCGACATAAATATGCTTAAGCCAATTTTATGATACATTTTTAATCTAATTCCATCAAAAGCACATAACTATAGACCAATTTTTAAGTCCAtcaacatatataattatatttctcTCTGCCATTGTCTGGTCGTGAAGTAGTGACTATGACAAACAACAAACTAAATCTTTCATATTATCAAGCGGAGTCATGAAAGCACATATTTTGATGTTTCAGATGCTGTGACTTTACATTGTCATATTTCGTAATTATTTTCCCAAGATTGGAAAAATAATCAAAGTGAAACATCGGCAATTTTAGAGGTGTTTAGATTGTTCGGAATTTAAACTAATTTGAGACCGATACTAGTTTTGAGTGAATTTGCTATATTAATTTTGGTTTGGGATTGGTTTTCAATAACATTGTACaataaaactctataaattaatgattttagaTGATTTCATATAAATGAGGCCGGtttaaaatatgacacaaatcaataaaataataaaatgatattttttagaaaatctcatgtaaatatataataccattaaattttaattaataattccTATATCTAGTACAGTTTATAAGAATGCAAATAATACATTGTATTGTCtgttttatattcataatgaaatttacttctatgttttctaagtttcataatattttgatagtatttaataaaattatatctaaaatacatttaaattgTATGCTACATATCtcatatacataaataaatataataaaatgatatgaaaagttgaatttataatttcaatgaATATATAAACATTGGAATCAACTATTTttgtttgataattttttttattctaaactatagaaatataaaaaaggaaacttcttataaattaatctctataaattgagaaaatattataatcccaacattattagttatagattttttaGGTGTGTagaagtataaaatattatataagtagaTTTGTGTTAGTCAAATTAATCTAATATACAGCAAGAAATAATAATAGCTTTACTAAATGTGGAATAGTTATAATACTACATTGCTGATCAAGATCAAAATCGGAACCAATTTAATTTCCGTTGATCAATATATAAAGAGTCAAATCTAACAATATGTTTCAAATAATAAAGGTTATACAGCTATAAATAGGGATTGTTAATAGTGATTAGAGGTATCAAAAAGAGACAAGCATAGATAGATACACACAAgaccaaaaaacaaaagatggAAAAGAAGTGTATGTGCATGTTGATGATTATGATCATTGCATTGACGATGATACCATTACCAGCGATGAGTGAAACATATGAAGCTTGTTATGATAGTTGTGTTTCCTCGTGCCAAATGTTTTCTCTCGACGTTAAGATCAAATGCATTCATGATTGTGTTAGTTCCAAATGTCATAAAGCATATGTAATCCCCCAGTATGTATAATTCATGTATCATTGTATATATGTAATGATGTGTATGTATGTAGTATGTTGACATGTTTTTATTGGTGGCAATGGATGTGCAGGATGGCGGCTAaagatatattttaagaaattcatACATAGAGAGGTATGTTATTAAACACACAtgatatttttagtttactatgtttttttaattatatgattttgaataataaaatttcatcgTCATCTTCAGAATTCAACCgttctcaaaacatattttggtCAACTTctcaaaacattttatattacaccttttaattattttctcatCTCGTAGATCTTAATTGTTTGAGCTGAGTCTAGATTTAGATATGGGCTTGTCCCACCCATATGCACCCAgtttaaagaatataaagacTAAAAATGtggaaaactattttatttttatgtgatTTTGAGAATCTAACACTACTAAAAGCAAAATAAGAAGAGCATACAGGCTATCCACGTCGGATTTTTTATTTGGCCAAtcaggttcttttttttttacacgtCAGACTCGGGTTTGCCTTTTGCCCGAAGTCGAGTAAGAGATTTCGTGGGCTTCTGATTTCTCTTTGGGCTTTAAGTTTGATTCGGGCTTCTTTGTGTTTTTTGTGTATCGCGAGGAGAATCATTTAGGTGAGCCGACATCTAAACGAGAAGCTTCTCCTCACCATTACCGCTTCGTGTTCTTCGATCAAAAAGAGAACCGTAGATTCCATCGATTCAATCCTAAGCTATCAATAGTTCCGTTTCGATCAATCAATACCCCTTCATTATGATTTCTTTTCACCTCCCTCTTTTCCTCCTCTTATATAATTGATCTTCCTTCTCCGTAGAATGCAAAACCCTAGAAAAACTCAGATCTCAAGATATGGCGATGAAACGAAATGGAAAGTCTCCTGCGTCTTCCGAGTCTGACGAATCagtgatgttcttcagagatgtCTCTCTCGGTCCCCATGAAACCCGGTTGCGATTCCGACTCATCCATTTCTGGGAGGCTCAGAACCCGGTGAAGAAGACCCTTATTGGTCTGGAAATGCTTCTCATCGACGAGCAGGTACGTCAATTCTATAAATAGTTCCTAGACCTTGAGATCGATGTGTGTTAGGGTGCATTAGTTATGTTTGAttagttaattaaatttttaacagTGATTTTGCCGGTTCTTTAAACTTGGAAGGTGAATCTAGGGTTAATTAGTTAtgataaaaaaactttaaaatttggttTTGACGTTTTCctggtattttttttgtttaaatcttGAGGTTTGTTTCacgtttttagttttgttattctTTCCCGACTATATTAATTGTTACTGGACCGTGCGATCCGTGTCTGCGTTCATTAGTAATGTTAGAACGGAGTTAATTTAACTTTGAGCTATGCTTTCACGTTTCTTTAAACGTTAATAAGAATTTGTAGTTTGATTTTGTCATTTGTTTATATgggtgtttagttagttaataaaaatttttaacAGTGATTTTGCCGGTTCTTTAAACTTGGAAGGTGAATCTAGGGTTAATTAGTTAGGattaaaaaactttaaaatttggttTTGGCGTTTTCCTGGTATTGTATTTGTTTAAATCTTGAGGTTTGTTTCacgtttttagttttgttattctTTCCCGACTATATTAATTGTTACTGGACCGTGCGATTCGTGTCTGCGTTCATTAGTAATGTTAGAATGAAGTTAATTTAACTTTGAGCTATGCTTTCACGTTTCTTTAAACGTTAATAAGAATTTGTAGTTTGATTTTGTCATTTGTTTATATGGttgtttagttagttattaaGGTTTGGGATCGTATTTGTTTAAATCCGaggtttgattctgattttgtgtttttcttattatttttccgACAATAGGGAACTGTCATTCAAGGATTCATCCCACCAGGTCGTATTAAGAAATACCTGCCTGAGATGAAGCGAGGTTCAGTTTACGAACTCATCAACTTCTACGGATCGAAGAACAAACCGATGTATCGGGTTGCTGATCATATCGCAACCGTGTCCTTCGCATGGAACTCTGAGTTGTCGGTTCTTCACGACATTCCAATCCCTTTTGATGAAGACCGTTTCAGGATGCATTCGTATGAGGATTTTGAGGCCAACTGTGATCTCAAAGGTGACCTCTACGGTAAGAATTctaattttactatatttatattttgatgttgTTTTGGCCTATCTTCctgtttgataaagaattgTAGAATTTTGTTCAGTTATGTGATTAGTTCaagtgtttctttttttttaaatgattagaCATCTGAGTTATGTTCTTGATGATAAATGTTATAGATGTTCTTGGCCACATGAAGCTGGTTGATGGACAGGCTCTTACCGAGCGTCCCACCATTGATGAAGCGAAGCTCGCTACCACTCGGCACATTATGGTTCACGTGCAATCACATGAGTAagtgtgttcttctttttttgataaaccATATCTCTTTAGTTCATAAGGTTCTTAAGTCCCTAAGATATTATTTTCCAGAGGACCTGTTATGAAGCTTTACCTCTGGGACCAGGCAGCAACGGACTTCTGCAAGAAGTTTAAGTCCTATGAAAACACTCCCACAGTTCTTTTGGTCACAGCTGTTAACACTAAACGTCTCGGAGGTACTTATTTATCCCTTTGGTTTCGCGTTTGACTGATTAAACATTCTACAAACGTTTTGTTCTTTAAAATCGCCTTCTAACTTTACACTCTTATCATCTTTAATCCTTCTTCCGTCATTTTACAGGTAACCTGGCACTGAGTTCTATGTCTCCCACACGGGTTTTCATGGACTATGATGTGCAACCAACAATTGATTACTTCGCGTGGTATGTAACACTGTCTATATAAGTTTATGTTGAGCACACATTTATTCAAATTGAAGTTATTGACTGAATTTATGATTTCTATTAATTGTTAGGCTCTCCTCGAACCCAGAGATTGCTAAGCAGGTTAGTGCAGAGGTGGTCACTAAGCGGGAGACGATGACCATATCTGACATCTTCTCCTACATGACTCTGGAATCTGCAAAGGTAAATACAAAGCTAAATGTTACATGCAATTTTTAAACGCTTCTATGTTTATATCAAATGCTTTTGAACTGTTGCAGGATGCCTTTTTTGAGTGCACTGCCACGATTGATGATGTGGTTCATGGATCTGCTTGGTACTATATTGCATGCACTGGGTGTCATAGTAAGGCTACCAAAGGCGCAAATTCATTGATTTGCACGAACCCAAGATGTGTGAAGGATACCACAGCTGGAGTTGCACAGTAAGTTCATTGGCATCGATAATCAATTACACTCTCTCTTATATAGTTTTTGGATTATTGACTTCTAAAACTTACATAACAGGTACCGTGCAAAGATTTCGGTCTATGACAGCAGTGAACAAGGTTTCTTTGTCCTGCTTGGTGATGCTGGTTTTCAGTTGACTGGGAGGCATGCATCTGAGTTGGTCAGCAGCTACTTTGAGGTATATATCTATCAGTTTATACTCTCAAATGATTGAAACTCACATTACTGTTTTTGAATGCAAGGCCAATAAAGACAAAGGTCCTGACCATGAAGTGCCTGTCCCGGAAGCTCTGATCAGCATAGTCGGACAGACCCATAAGTTCTGTGTAAAAGTTACAGACCACAACTTCTCTGGCAACACCCGAGCAATCACTGTGACCAAGATCCTCCCTCCGGAGACATCATCACCCACAAAAGGCTCCGTTGATAACGCTATTGCTGCAACATCCATGGAAGCAGTGCAGACTGGAAGTGAAGTGTGTGGGCCTTCAAAAAGCCGTGGAGATTCTGCAGATGAAGAGAGTAAGAGAACGTTTGACAGTGTTGATCCAGAGAAAGTCAAACGGGCAAGGTGTGAGAAATAATGATTCAGTTCGATAATTCTTAAGTCTTTGCATTGAACTTCAAGTACTATGTTGGTTTTTGCAAGTTTGCTTCAGTTTGGtactattttggtttttaacaacactttgctttgtttcttttcatttcaAACTTTGGATTTTAATCGATTAAACTATCCTTCCTATATAGTTTACTCAGATCAATTGTTTTCATGTTTAAATTCCTTTATATACACCAACTGATTTGGCCTCATCAATATCTTGCTAGACTTATTTATTTCCATAATCCATACACAATTTGAACTCCACGTAGCCATCACACACGCATATCACACAGCATGAagattttagaatattttacatttatgaaATTTCTTAAAATCCCATATTCCTTATGATcctatatttatgttaaaaccaAGCTAAATAGGAAAGTAATAAATTCTCCTTAAGAAAGTTTGCTTCGGACATTATAATCCCATATTACTTATGATCCTTAGGAAGGAAAAAAGACAGAAAATCAAACTCTCCCAATTATTCACTTGCGTTAGAAAGAAGGAGACTCGAGAAAGACAAAGACCTCATCTGTTTCTTCTACACTTCCAAGCAATATTCGTCTGGAACAAGTTGGTGGTGCGGATCTCTGTTTTACCGGTATGGATAGCCTCCCCAATAATCAGCCCATTGAAGTGTCAGGTAAATACCAAATCCCTGCATGATTCtcttaaacaaaagaaaattagaagCATCCCGTAgcgtttataattattttttaccaaTGAGTATGAATATCCAAACTATATTTAACCACAAGTTGGTTTGGATGGCAGTTCTACTCATTCGGCATAGAAAGTTGCAAAGCAAcattataattcaaattttttatataagaacTATCCAGAACGTTTTATaagactaaataaataatacaatgTCATCCTTATAATTTTTTACGTTTTTTACTACGTTGGAATTATTCCTTATGAATAGAAGGGATGATTCTATAGTCAATGATATATAGTGGCTATGTAAATCACGTTTTGTAAAAAACCAGTATATTGTATGCTAAGTTGCTTCGTCTATACAGACAagctttaattatatatatacttaaatatcaCGAatgttaatttcaatttttcacgaaaatagtatatatattagtttcccAGTCTTCACAGCGATATGtctcgagtttttttttagtttgagtTTTAAGGACttgaaagttatatatatatatatatatatttaacttacATCAAAAGTAATATACAAATACTGTGTTTCAGTGCCGTGCGAAGGTTTTTGGAGGCCCGAGGCGagttaaataaattttacatgatttttttttttgaaaatatttttatttaaattcgaattatataaa
The Brassica napus cultivar Da-Ae unplaced genomic scaffold, Da-Ae ScsIHWf_2397;HRSCAF=3098, whole genome shotgun sequence DNA segment above includes these coding regions:
- the LOC106374071 gene encoding uncharacterized protein LOC106374071 gives rise to the protein MAMKRNGKSPASSESDESVMFFRDVSLGPHETRLRFRLIHFWEAQNPVKKTLIGLEMLLIDEQGTVIQGFIPPGRIKKYLPEMKRGSVYELINFYGSKNKPMYRVADHIATVSFAWNSELSVLHDIPIPFDEDRFRMHSYEDFEANCDLKGDLYDVLGHMKLVDGQALTERPTIDEAKLATTRHIMVHVQSHEGPVMKLYLWDQAATDFCKKFKSYENTPTVLLVTAVNTKRLGGNLALSSMSPTRVFMDYDVQPTIDYFAWLSSNPEIAKQVSAEVVTKRETMTISDIFSYMTLESAKDAFFECTATIDDVVHGSAWYYIACTGCHSKATKGANSLICTNPRCVKDTTAGVAQYRAKISVYDSSEQGFFVLLGDAGFQLTGRHASELVSSYFEANKDKGPDHEVPVPEALISIVGQTHKFCVKVTDHNFSGNTRAITVTKILPPETSSPTKGSVDNAIAATSMEAVQTGSEVCGPSKSRGDSADEESKRTFDSVDPEKVKRARCEK